The sequence ATCCCTAATGGCTTTGCGGTAACTACTGGGGCTTATCGCTACTTACTCGGACAGAGTGGCTTAGGCGAAGAGATTAAAAGTGCACTTAAAGGCCTTGATACTTCCGATATCGAAAACCTACAGCAAAGGGGCAAGAAGGTGAGGCGTCTAATTTTACATAGCGAGATGCCTAAAGTTGTAGGAGAGGCCATATGCGGTGCTTATCGCAGGCTTTGCCTAGAGTTTGGCCAGGAAAATTTAGATGTGGCGGTAAGGAGTTCCGCCACGGCAGAAGATTTAGTGGAGGCTAGTTTTGCTGGGCAGCAGGAGAGTTATTTAAATGTAACTGGCGAAAGGGAGCTGCTTCAGGCCTGCATGCGCTGCTTTGCTTCGCTATTTACGGATCGCGCAATATCTTATCGGGTGGACCAAGGTTTTGATCATTTCTCGGTTCAGCTTTCCATTGGCGTGCAAAAGATGGTGCGAAGTGACCTAGCGTGTTCTGGGGTGAGCTTTTCAGTTGATACCGAAAGTGGGTTTAAAGACGTAGTCCTAATTACCGGCACCTATGGGTTAGGGGAGACCATAGTGCAGGGTCAAGTAAATCCCGATGAGTATTTTGTTTTTAAGCCAACATTAAAGCAGAATTTTAAGCCCATTATCTCAAAGACGCTTGGCAGCAAAAAGACGATGATGATTTACGGACAGCGCGACAAAGCAGCTACTGAAGTAGTGCGCGTTGAGCGCGCTAAACGCGCAAAGTTTGTTTTAAGCGATGAGGAGATAATTAAACTTTCCAAATGGATGTGCGAGATAGAGGAGCACTATAGCAAGCTAAAGGGCAAATACACGCCGATGGATGTTGAGTGGGCAAAGGATGGGAAGACTAATGAGTTATTTATCGTGCAGGCTCGCCCCGAAACGGTAACTTCTCAGCGCGATGTGCTTAAGCTCAAGCAGTATAAACTCTTAGAAAAGGGACCGCTACTTGCTACTGGTAGTGCTATTGGGCAAGGAATAGGGCAGGGAGCGGCGCATGTAAGTCACTCCGCTACCGAGATTGAAAAATTTAAAAAGGGAGAGGTGTTGGTGACGAGTTCTACCGATCCGGATTGGGAACCCATCATGAAGGTGGCTGCGGCGGTAATTACGGACCATGGCGGGAGGACGAGCCATGCTGCCATCGTGAGCCGCGAGCTGGGAATTCCCTGTGTGGTGGGGACGGGAAATGCAACGAGCAAAATTCAATCGGGAGCGGAAATTACCGCCTGTTGTGCTGAGGGCGATTTGGGGAGAGTTTATGAGGGATTGTTAAAGTATGAGGAGAGCGAATGCGATCTTAGCAAGCTTCCTGTCACAAGAACTAAGATTTGTCTAAATGTCGGCTCACCCGACAATGTGTTTGCGGTATCGTTTTTGCCAAATGATGGCGTTGGCCTTGCGCGCCTGGAGTTTATAATTTCAAGTTCAATAAAAGTGCATCCGCGTGCTTTAATCGAGTTTGAGAATATTGAGGATGCGGAGGTAAAGCGCGAAATAGATCGTTTAACTGTTGGCTATGATAAGAAGCAAGATTATTTCGTAGATAAGCTTGCACAAGGTGTGGGAAAAATTGCCGCGGCCTTTTATCCCAAGTCGGTGATCGTTCGCATGAGCGATTTTAAGTCAAACGAGTACGCTCATCTCGTGGGTGGTAACTTATACGAACCTCATGAAGAAAACCCCAT is a genomic window of Deltaproteobacteria bacterium containing:
- the ppsA gene encoding phosphoenolpyruvate synthase → MSEYILWFKEISYQDIARVGGKNASLGEMYQQLVPKGINIPNGFAVTTGAYRYLLGQSGLGEEIKSALKGLDTSDIENLQQRGKKVRRLILHSEMPKVVGEAICGAYRRLCLEFGQENLDVAVRSSATAEDLVEASFAGQQESYLNVTGERELLQACMRCFASLFTDRAISYRVDQGFDHFSVQLSIGVQKMVRSDLACSGVSFSVDTESGFKDVVLITGTYGLGETIVQGQVNPDEYFVFKPTLKQNFKPIISKTLGSKKTMMIYGQRDKAATEVVRVERAKRAKFVLSDEEIIKLSKWMCEIEEHYSKLKGKYTPMDVEWAKDGKTNELFIVQARPETVTSQRDVLKLKQYKLLEKGPLLATGSAIGQGIGQGAAHVSHSATEIEKFKKGEVLVTSSTDPDWEPIMKVAAAVITDHGGRTSHAAIVSRELGIPCVVGTGNATSKIQSGAEITACCAEGDLGRVYEGLLKYEESECDLSKLPVTRTKICLNVGSPDNVFAVSFLPNDGVGLARLEFIISSSIKVHPRALIEFENIEDAEVKREIDRLTVGYDKKQDYFVDKLAQGVGKIAAAFYPKSVIVRMSDFKSNEYAHLVGGNLYEPHEENPMIGWRGASRYYSEGYKDGFGLECQAMLRVREIFGLKNLKLMIPFCRTVEEAKKVIECMAQYGLVQGRDGLEIYGMCEIPSNVLLADEFLDVFDGFSIGSNDLTQLTLGLDRDSELVADLFDERNQAVKKLVREVISVANKKGKYIGICGDAPSTYPDFATFLVEAGIGAISLSADAIVNTRIAIAKEEERLAVKS